In the genome of Raphanus sativus cultivar WK10039 chromosome 4, ASM80110v3, whole genome shotgun sequence, one region contains:
- the LOC108852018 gene encoding TNF receptor-associated factor homolog 1a has protein sequence MSETSNEDYGSGQSPEEDNSNGQINHSLVEWRSSDEVENGSLPTSPLYLDIDEFGSTYSDLYGRHTWKIKNYSEINKPGFRSDVFYAGGYKWHILIYPQERDDGNHLSAFLCLTNHEELPPGWGHFAQYTLALMNKDPKKSTYLDSVNWFWKKKNNWGWNKFIELPKLQDGYIDDLDSLIIKAQVQVIRERVDRPFRCLSSQYRRELVRVYLPYVETICWQFIEVERAGFSNLIQDKEEWQRFSSFWSRLDKETRRNMSRDKMDAVLNIAARTFFVMQQGSSTLMMDSLYSGWKAIEGQTKKKKKSRERQMDNEELPAVPAPIVSVDQDMFVLLDDLLILIQKTVMTPFHIKDSKVGNDGEEYSEEAIGRDESRLAEVGRRTMEMLVLAHIYSKKVGVAYKEHTALKRQEELIHEEEKESLAESKQKAKRGTTEKERKSKKKQAKQKKNKKEKRKEERLRSQREEMDTEKEEIVREKTESSAEKLDTLGESSPVHCGLDASEFHLPPLEDTSRGRSSSISIPSGGGRSSSLSFPNGVAETSVYSDESVQSGVSNGSYYKGNVSNWQTKIWRRKEKMPPRKLSTETEDQPSRHASNPKSQIHSSETRRVAEPDVVIKEAHNPRQHNPVSKDRGTVQTQEKSPAVFSPRRYSPWNLPSVAQAKPEKRGVFNVDAVPNRKAIFARSPLSDQAVGSRAAVQNTTSPIPSMSRPLRAPTVSVARTSATSFARSVSSTGRVSAPNYIPQSYKHAVVGSQSTGTSALLPVNVGSADVWSGGLFRTGGSSSNRDTARSLMTDEFPHLDIINDVLEEGHGLMNTSGYLRVPQWLIDVYSFLADLGISGRSRRNSDDGFYQSYSEYMSGSSSSSSSFYWNGQMDGLIRQTQWQRANRDVSLLAMRSQNNASESTYRNFDVDSSNPNLSARINGYRAFRPSNRN, from the exons ATGTCGGAGACTAGTAATGAAGACTATGGATCAGGACAATCACCAGAGGAAGATAATTCAAATGGACAAATAAATCATTCACTTGTGGAGTGGCGTTCCTCTGATGAAGTTGAGAATGGGTCTCTTCCGACGTCCCCCCTCTACTTGGACATTGATGAATTTG GATCAACATATTCTGACCTATATGGGAGACATACTTGGAAGATTAAGAACTATTCAGAAATCAACAAACCTGGGTTCCGCAGCGATGTATTTTATGCTGGGGGCTACAAATG gcatattttaatatatccACAAGAGCGTGATGATGGCAACCATCTCTCTGCGTTTCTCTGTCTTACAAACCATGAAGAACTTCCTCCGG gCTGGGGTCATTTTgctcagtatactttagctctTATGAATAAAGATCCAAAGAAATCAACATATTTAG ATTCAGTAAACTGGttttggaagaagaagaataactGGGGATGGAATAAGTTTATAGAGTTGCCTAAATTACAGGACGGGTACATTGATGATTTGGACTCTCTTATCATCAAGGCCCAAGTTCAGGTGATCAG AGAGAGGGTGGACAGACCTTTCCGCTGCCTTTCTAGTCAGTACAGGAGGGAACTTGTTAGGGTATATTTACCATATGTAGAGACCATTTGCTGGCAGTTTATAGAAGTGGAAAGAGCCGGATTTTCTAACCTGATACAAGACAAGGAAGAATGGCAACG CTTTAGTTCCTTCTGGTCACGGTTGGACAAAGAGACAAGGCGTAACATGTCTCGAGATAAAATGGATGCGGTTTTAAATATAGCTGCAAGAACCTTCTTTGTCATGCAGCAAGGTTCATCCACTTTGATGATGGATTCCTTGTACAGTGGGTGGAAGGCTATTGAAGGCCaaactaagaagaagaagaaaagtagGGAGAGACAAATGGATAACGAAGAACTGCCAGCTGTCCCAGCTCCAATTGTCAGTGTGGACCAAGACATGTTTGTATTATTGGATGATCTGTTAATACTCATACAGAAGACTGTTATGACACCATTTCATATAAAAGATTCGAAG GTGGGGAATGATGGAGAGGAATACAGTGAAGAAGCCATAGGGCGTGATGAGAGTCGTCTAGCTGAGGTTGGTAGGCGGACAATGGAGATGCTTGTTCTTGCACATATATACAG CAAAAAGGTTGGTGTTGCATACAAAGAACATACTGCACTGAAAAGGCAAGAAGAACTAATTCacgaagaagagaaagagtCGCTGGCAGAAAGCAAACAGAAGGCAAAAAGGGGAACAAccgaaaaagagagaaaatctaAGAAGAAACAG GcgaaacagaagaagaacaaaaaggagaaaaggaaagaagagaGGTTAAGatcccaaagagaagaaatggATACTGAGAAAGAGGAAATTGTGAGAGAGAAAACAGAATCATCAGCTGAGAAACTTGACACACTTGGAGAGAGCAGCCCTGTTCATTGTGGATTAGATGCCTCTGAGTTTCATCTTCCCCCATTAGAAGACACTAGCAGAGGAAGAAGCAGTTCCATATCTATACCTAGTGGTGGAGGTAGAAGCAGTTCCTTATCTTTTCCCAATGGAGTTGCAGAAACCTCAGTTTATTCTGATGAATCTGTCCAATCAGGGGTATCTAATGGGTCATATTACAAAGGGAATGTTTCAAACTGGCAAACCAAGATTTGGCGTAGAAA AGAAAAAATGCCACCAAGAAAATTATCCACTGAAACAGAGGACCAACCTTCAAGACATGCATCTAACCCTAAGAGTCAAATCCATTCTTCTGAGACACGCAGAGTTGCTGAACCTGACGTGGTTATCAAGGAAGCACATAACCCTAGGCAGCATAATCCTGTTAGCAAG GATCGTGGCACGGTTCAGACGCAAGAGAAAAGCCCTGCTGTGTTTTCCCCACGCAGATATTCTCCCTGGAATCTCCCATCTGTAGCACAAGCAAAACCGGAGAAAAGGGGTGTTTTCAATGTAGATGCCGTTCCAAATAGGAAAGCAATATTTGCTAGATCACCTTTATCAGATCAAGCTGTGGGTTCTAGAGCCGCTGTACAGAATACTACTTCCCCAATACCTTCTATGTCAAGGCCTTTGCGTGCTCCTACAGTCTCCGTTGCTCGAACCTCCGCAACATCCTTTGCTCGTTCAGTGAGCTCAACAGGCCGTGTAAGTGCCCCAAATTACATCCCTCAATCCTATAAACATGCCGTAGTTGGTTCTCAGTCGACGGGAACAAGCGCATTGCTCCCTGTAAACGTTGGCTCGGCGGATGTTTGGTCCGGTGGGCTCTTTCGGACTGGTGGTTCAAGCTCAAACAGAGATACAGCACGTAGTCTGATGACCGATGAGTTCCCTCATCTCGATATCATCAATGATGTGCTTGAAGAAGGACATGGTTTGATGAACACTAGCGGATACCTCCGTGTGCCACAATGGTTGATCGACGTGTACTCATTTCTTGCGGATCTAGGGATCTCTGGCAGGTCTAGGAGAAACAGTGATGATGGATTTTACCAATCTTACAGTGAATACATGTCaggttcatcatcatcttcttcttcgttttacTGGAACGGCCAGATGGATGGATTGATCCGACAAACACAATGGCAGAGAGCGAATAGGGACGTATCTTTATTGGCTATGAGGAGCCAAAACAATGCATCAGAATCTACGTACCGTAACTTTGACGTAGACTCATCAAACCCGAACTTGTCAGCTCGAATCAACGGCTACAGAGCCTTCAGGCCATCAAACCGAAACTGA